A genome region from Hevea brasiliensis isolate MT/VB/25A 57/8 chromosome 9, ASM3005281v1, whole genome shotgun sequence includes the following:
- the LOC110636755 gene encoding uncharacterized protein LOC110636755 isoform X1, with product MAKSKEEEEEKPDGLEIISIGSLYSGPWDKKYWSSSRGKDRYPYPLGYHARRAFNGSTYKMEIQEGSKGPLFVITSADGHLCSGQTPDIAWEKFQKKGCLRMKIWHGKRFSCKIDGIEFFGFRNPFVQRLLRELVANVNGIAERSLLSSSFCNGASSMDDNNQYQDALTCSDVLPHLARPQVIGKRNKKREIVNPKSLSIDGFKRLRTGDPMFNGEPSNLTHRNHKQSSSSPCSDFSFHEKCGSCTLPGALPVEVQLNCITGKANNHISAEDGLHLKPVDYTDHIRGKALPAHEDLASSENNKSTRVVMNSFAEERPLDRLQNTEVEGLNFPASSEFKDVDGPCSGESQSVHNVDLCAPDTLDFVQDDTTNSAPSTLDKIACGIKEESMTADVVVCEELVNKSHSEEETGTSNSNMSSEKGDFDSVGQDIAKSMMTVLLPQAIPLLKKTSSKKKKTIIPSGNLPPTPKPHEEKNDMGFFVDAQSNGVDQSIFQSSENTKTVVLQKFDDDQFVDHVMNQLILPSNNVEADQPSCDENNGGEQFVDVDVESSWFLRVETSGNRDVSLDDKMQLNLSKRPQDSHVCLTASILGCTPASEKVLTEVNQDICKNVDENSLGAEINSEKILKNSSDCNKAVGASDASVEALGCSMMKDAVVEAGASEIGNLSGSQLPKKVYTRKKVPNTKLTARKHNPSLLERVICRKLVDGCVPESIGALLDSEPFHMSSSVDEPREILLGADTRVVGRLLDKQTDETTIISNPVLDSQAPFILQNQIVPCASEGQDTSILFVPPLSCVEKAQDVFEERLIGVENTSDVNSPTSQKQGTGFCLNKTPIAKEVHGNSEPKIQRNMEVNNELEGIVKFLGSYSHPMPVLSLLLSRKGNEIYICAACGILVDEKRILFLYKLSIEEPRIGCPCFVGHTPVTWPSSTDIFGREIAFERSGMQLAPDGQHLVLLGSTRTPHCREGRLDCMCSTCTSDCFENSAVKIVEVKSGYVSVLLKLRTTDNLQCILVCEPDHLVAAGESRRLHLWTMNSSWSASTEEFTLSSNDYISPCIMEMKRIPKYASLVIGHNGFGEFTLWDISKRNFVSRFSAPSPPVHQFCPISLFSWQREVHGFSYSNVEAHINRPMDATKLWFSEHSKNHTFPPLEGEDIAVWFLVSTVHDSDAQHDYELTDRHINPVGCWRLALLVRNKIILGSILDTRAAAVNTSAGHGIMGTLDGLVYMWELLTGNKLGTLLELKGGSVSSIATDDSGSGVLAVVDDRGQLLVYQHLQ from the exons GGTAAAGATCGGTATCCTTACCCTTTGGGATATCATGCTCGTCGGGCTTTTAATGGGAGCACCTATAAGATGGAAATTCAGGAAGGTTCTAAAGGACCATTATTTGTG ATTACTTCTGCTGATGGACATTTGTGTTCTGGTCAAACACCTGATATTGCTTGGGAGAAATTTCAGAAGAAAGGTTGCTTGCGCATGAAGATCTGGCATGGCAAAAGATTTTCTTGCAAGATAGATGGCATAGAG TTCTTTGGGTTCAGAAATCCATTTGTCCAGAGGTTACTACGGGAGCTGGTGGCAAATGTCAATGGAATAGCAGAACGTAGTCTATTATCTTCTAGCTTCTGCAATGGGGCTTCCAGTATGGATGACAATAATCAATACCAAGATGCACTCACATGTTCTGATGTTTTACCACATTTGGCAAGACCGCAGGTTATAGGGAAAAGAAATAAGAAACGTGAAATTGTAAATCCTAAGTCATTAAGTATTGATGGTTTTAAAAGACTGCGAACTGGAGATCCAATGTTTAATGGTGAGCCATCAAATTTAACACATAGGAATCATAAGCAAAGTAGTTCCTCGCCTTGCTCTGATTTTAGTTTTCATGAGAAGTGCGGCTCTTGCACACTTCCAGGAGCATTGCCAGTAGAAGTGCAGTTAAATTGCATAACTGGAAAAGCAAATAATCACATTTCAGCTGAAGATGGTTTGCATTTGAAGCCTGTTGACTACACTGATCATATTAGGGGGAAAGCTCTCCCAGCACATGAAGATCTTGCTagttctgaaaataataaatccaCTAGAGTAGTCATGAATTCCTTTGCAGAAGAAAGACCT CTTGATAGGTTGCAAAATACTGAAGTGGAAGGGTTGAATTTTCCAGCATCATCTGAATTCAAAGATGTAGATGGACCATGTTCAGGAGAATCTCAAAGTGTCCACAATGTTGATCTTTGTGCTCCTGATACATTAGATTTTGTGCAAG ATGATACTACAAATTCTGCTCCAAGTACCTTGGATAAAATTGCTTGTGGCATCAAAGAAGAATCGATGACAGCTGATGTGGTTGTTTGTGAAGAATTGGTTAACAAGTCACATTCTGAAGAAGAAACAGGCACTTCTAATTCAAACATGAGTTCTGAAAAGGGTGATTTTGATTCAGTTGGTCAAGATATAGCCAAGTCAATGATGACAGTTCTGCTTCCACAAGCTATTCCTCTGCTCAAAAAAACCTCAAGCAAGAAAAAGAAAACCATTATCCCTTCAGGGAACTTGCCTCCTACACCGAAGCCCCATGAAGAAAAAAATGACATGGGATTTTTTGTAGATGCTCAATCTAATGGTGTAGATCAATCAATTTTTCAAAGTTCTGAAAATACCAAGACTGTAGTTCTTCAAAAGTTTGATGATGATCAATTTGTGGATCATGTAATGAATCAACTAATATTGCCTTCCAACAATGTGGAAGCTGATCAACCTAGTTGTGATGAAAATAATGGTGGGGAACAGTTTGTTGATGTCGATGTGGAGTCATCATGGTTTCTTCGTGTTGAGACTAGTGGGAATAGAGATGTCTCACTTGATGATAAAATGCAATTGAATTTGAGTAAAAGGCCTCAGGATAGTCATGTATGCTTAACTGCGTCTATTTTAGGTTGCACACCTGCCAGCGAGAAAGTTCTCACTGAAGTAAACCAGGATATTTGCAAAAATGTGGATGAAAACTCATTAGGTGCTGAGATCAATTCTGAGAAGATCCTCAAAAATTCATCTGATTGTAACAAAG CTGTAGGTGCAAGTGATGCTAGTGTGGAAGCCTTGGGGTGTTCTATGATGAAGGACGCTGTTGTTGAGGCTGGGGCTTCTGAAATCGGCAACTTATCTGGTAGTCAACTCCCAAAAAAAGTATACACCAGAAAAAAGGTCCCAAATACAAAACTTACTGCAAGAAAACATAATCCTTCACTTTTAGAAAGAGTAATATGCAGAAAACTTGTAGATGGTTGTGTCCCAGAATCTATAGGAGCTTTGCTTGATTCAGAGCCGTTCCATATGAGCTCTTCTGTTGATGAACCCCGAGAAATTCTTTTAGGTGCTGATACCAGGGTTGTAGGCCGACTGCTTGATAAGCAAACTGATGAAACCACTATAATTTCCAACCCTGTATTAGACAGTCAGGCACCTTTTATTTTGCAAAATCAAATAGTTCCCTGTGCCTCAGAAGGCCAGGATACATCAATTCTTTTTGTTCCACCTTTATCATGTGTAGAAAAAGCCCAAGACGTTTTTGAAGAGAGGCTGATAGGGGTTGAGAATACTTCAGATGTTAATAGTCCTACATCTCAGAAACAAGGAACAGGGTTTTGCCTCAATAAGACACCCATTGCCAAGGAAGTTCATGGCAATTCGGAACCGAAGATACAGAGGAATATGGAAGTGAACAATGAGCTAGAGGGCATTGTTAAGTTTCTGGGATCCTATTCCCATCCCATGCCTGTTTTGTCACTGTTGTTGAGCAGAAAAGGGAATGAAATTTACATTTGTGCTGCATGTGGCATTCTGGTAGATGAGAAAAGAATTCTATTTCTTTACAAGCTATCAATTGAAGAGCCAAGAATAGGATGTCCATGCTTTGTTGGTCACACACCAGTGACCTGGCCATCTTCAACAGATATCTTTGGTAGAGAA ATTGCATTTGAAAGATCTGGTATGCAACTCGCCCCAGATGGGCAGCATCTTGTTTTACTTGGCAGCACAAGAACACCCCATTGCAG GGAAGGAAGATTAGATTGTATGTGCTCAACATGTACATCAGACTGCTTTGAGAACAGTGCAGTGAAGATTGTAGAAGTAAAATCTGGATATGTTTCAGTTCTACTAAAATTGAGAACAACTGACAATTTGCAATGCATATTGGTGTGTGAACCTGACCATCTAGTTGCTGCTGGGGAAAGTAGGAGACTGCATCTGTGGACCATGAATTCAAGTTGGAG TGCGTCAACAGAAGAATTCACCTTATCATCTAATGATTACATATCACCTTGCATAATGGAGATGAAGAGAATTCCAAAATATGCTTCGCTAGTTATTGGGCACAATGGCTTTGGGGAATTCACTTTATG GGATATCTCAAAACGTAACTTTGTCTCAAGGTTCTCTGCTCCAAGCCCTCCAGTTCATCAATTCTGTCCTATCAGTTTGTTTAGTTGGCAAAGAGAAGTCCATGGTTTCAGTTACTCTAATGTTGAAGCTCACATAAATAGGCCCATGGATGCAACAAAATTATGGTTTTCAGAGCACAGCAAGAACCATACTTTTCCTCCTTTAGAGGGTGAAGATATCGCCGTCTGGTTTCTTGTCTCAACTGTCCATGACTCTGATGCTCAACATGACTATGAATTAACTGATCGCCATATAAATCCGGTTGGATGCTGGAGGCTAGCTCTACTGGTGAGAAATAAAATtatcttgggcagcatattggatACAAG GGCGGCTGCTGTCAATACATCAGCTGGTCATGGAATCATGGGTACACTTGATGGACTTGTGTATATGTGGGAATTATTGACGGGAAATAAACTTGGCACTCTGCTTGAACTCAAAG GCGGAAGTGTTTCAAGCATTGCTACTGATGATTCAGGGTCAGGTGTCCTGGCAGTAGTAGATGACAGAGGTCAGTTACTGGTATATCAGCATCTCCAGTGA
- the LOC110636755 gene encoding uncharacterized protein LOC110636755 isoform X3 encodes MAKSKEEEEEKPDGLEIISIGSLYSGPWDKKYWSSSRGKDRYPYPLGYHARRAFNGSTYKMEIQEGSKGPLFVITSADGHLCSGQTPDIAWEKFQKKGCLRMKIWHGKRFSCKIDGIEFFGFRNPFVQRLLRELVANVNGIAERSLLSSSFCNGASSMDDNNQYQDALTCSDVLPHLARPQVIGKRNKKREIVNPKSLSIDGFKRLRTGDPMFNGEPSNLTHRNHKQSSSSPCSDFSFHEKCGSCTLPGALPVEVQLNCITGKANNHISAEDGLHLKPVDYTDHIRGKALPAHEDLASSENNKSTRVVMNSFAEERPLDRLQNTEVEGLNFPASSEFKDVDGPCSGESQSVHNVDLCAPDTLDFVQDDTTNSAPSTLDKIACGIKEESMTADVVVCEELVNKSHSEEETGTSNSNMSSEKGDFDSVGQDIAKSMMTVLLPQAIPLLKKTSSKKKKTIIPSGNLPPTPKPHEEKNDMGFFVDAQSNGVDQSIFQSSENTKTVVLQKFDDDQFVDHVMNQLILPSNNVEADQPSCDENNGGEQFVDVDVESSWFLRVETSGNRDVSLDDKMQLNLSKRPQDSHVCLTASILGCTPASEKVLTEVNQDICKNVDENSLGAEINSEKILKNSSDCNKAVGASDASVEALGCSMMKDAVVEAGASEIGNLSGSQLPKKVYTRKKVPNTKLTARKHNPSLLERVICRKLVDGCVPESIGALLDSEPFHMSSSVDEPREILLGADTRVVGRLLDKQTDETTIISNPVLDSQAPFILQNQIVPCASEGQDTSILFVPPLSCVEKAQDVFEERLIGVENTSDVNSPTSQKQGTGFCLNKTPIAKEVHGNSEPKIQRNMEVNNELEGIVKFLGSYSHPMPVLSLLLSRKGNEIYICAACGILVDEKRILFLYKLSIEEPRIGCPCFVGHTPVTWPSSTDIFGREIAFERSGMQLAPDGQHLVLLGSTRTPHCREGRLDCMCSTCTSDCFENSAVKIVEVKSGYVSVLLKLRTTDNLQCILVCEPDHLVAAGESRRLHLWTMNSSWRDISKRNFVSRFSAPSPPVHQFCPISLFSWQREVHGFSYSNVEAHINRPMDATKLWFSEHSKNHTFPPLEGEDIAVWFLVSTVHDSDAQHDYELTDRHINPVGCWRLALLVRNKIILGSILDTRAAAVNTSAGHGIMGTLDGLVYMWELLTGNKLGTLLELKGGSVSSIATDDSGSGVLAVVDDRGQLLVYQHLQ; translated from the exons GGTAAAGATCGGTATCCTTACCCTTTGGGATATCATGCTCGTCGGGCTTTTAATGGGAGCACCTATAAGATGGAAATTCAGGAAGGTTCTAAAGGACCATTATTTGTG ATTACTTCTGCTGATGGACATTTGTGTTCTGGTCAAACACCTGATATTGCTTGGGAGAAATTTCAGAAGAAAGGTTGCTTGCGCATGAAGATCTGGCATGGCAAAAGATTTTCTTGCAAGATAGATGGCATAGAG TTCTTTGGGTTCAGAAATCCATTTGTCCAGAGGTTACTACGGGAGCTGGTGGCAAATGTCAATGGAATAGCAGAACGTAGTCTATTATCTTCTAGCTTCTGCAATGGGGCTTCCAGTATGGATGACAATAATCAATACCAAGATGCACTCACATGTTCTGATGTTTTACCACATTTGGCAAGACCGCAGGTTATAGGGAAAAGAAATAAGAAACGTGAAATTGTAAATCCTAAGTCATTAAGTATTGATGGTTTTAAAAGACTGCGAACTGGAGATCCAATGTTTAATGGTGAGCCATCAAATTTAACACATAGGAATCATAAGCAAAGTAGTTCCTCGCCTTGCTCTGATTTTAGTTTTCATGAGAAGTGCGGCTCTTGCACACTTCCAGGAGCATTGCCAGTAGAAGTGCAGTTAAATTGCATAACTGGAAAAGCAAATAATCACATTTCAGCTGAAGATGGTTTGCATTTGAAGCCTGTTGACTACACTGATCATATTAGGGGGAAAGCTCTCCCAGCACATGAAGATCTTGCTagttctgaaaataataaatccaCTAGAGTAGTCATGAATTCCTTTGCAGAAGAAAGACCT CTTGATAGGTTGCAAAATACTGAAGTGGAAGGGTTGAATTTTCCAGCATCATCTGAATTCAAAGATGTAGATGGACCATGTTCAGGAGAATCTCAAAGTGTCCACAATGTTGATCTTTGTGCTCCTGATACATTAGATTTTGTGCAAG ATGATACTACAAATTCTGCTCCAAGTACCTTGGATAAAATTGCTTGTGGCATCAAAGAAGAATCGATGACAGCTGATGTGGTTGTTTGTGAAGAATTGGTTAACAAGTCACATTCTGAAGAAGAAACAGGCACTTCTAATTCAAACATGAGTTCTGAAAAGGGTGATTTTGATTCAGTTGGTCAAGATATAGCCAAGTCAATGATGACAGTTCTGCTTCCACAAGCTATTCCTCTGCTCAAAAAAACCTCAAGCAAGAAAAAGAAAACCATTATCCCTTCAGGGAACTTGCCTCCTACACCGAAGCCCCATGAAGAAAAAAATGACATGGGATTTTTTGTAGATGCTCAATCTAATGGTGTAGATCAATCAATTTTTCAAAGTTCTGAAAATACCAAGACTGTAGTTCTTCAAAAGTTTGATGATGATCAATTTGTGGATCATGTAATGAATCAACTAATATTGCCTTCCAACAATGTGGAAGCTGATCAACCTAGTTGTGATGAAAATAATGGTGGGGAACAGTTTGTTGATGTCGATGTGGAGTCATCATGGTTTCTTCGTGTTGAGACTAGTGGGAATAGAGATGTCTCACTTGATGATAAAATGCAATTGAATTTGAGTAAAAGGCCTCAGGATAGTCATGTATGCTTAACTGCGTCTATTTTAGGTTGCACACCTGCCAGCGAGAAAGTTCTCACTGAAGTAAACCAGGATATTTGCAAAAATGTGGATGAAAACTCATTAGGTGCTGAGATCAATTCTGAGAAGATCCTCAAAAATTCATCTGATTGTAACAAAG CTGTAGGTGCAAGTGATGCTAGTGTGGAAGCCTTGGGGTGTTCTATGATGAAGGACGCTGTTGTTGAGGCTGGGGCTTCTGAAATCGGCAACTTATCTGGTAGTCAACTCCCAAAAAAAGTATACACCAGAAAAAAGGTCCCAAATACAAAACTTACTGCAAGAAAACATAATCCTTCACTTTTAGAAAGAGTAATATGCAGAAAACTTGTAGATGGTTGTGTCCCAGAATCTATAGGAGCTTTGCTTGATTCAGAGCCGTTCCATATGAGCTCTTCTGTTGATGAACCCCGAGAAATTCTTTTAGGTGCTGATACCAGGGTTGTAGGCCGACTGCTTGATAAGCAAACTGATGAAACCACTATAATTTCCAACCCTGTATTAGACAGTCAGGCACCTTTTATTTTGCAAAATCAAATAGTTCCCTGTGCCTCAGAAGGCCAGGATACATCAATTCTTTTTGTTCCACCTTTATCATGTGTAGAAAAAGCCCAAGACGTTTTTGAAGAGAGGCTGATAGGGGTTGAGAATACTTCAGATGTTAATAGTCCTACATCTCAGAAACAAGGAACAGGGTTTTGCCTCAATAAGACACCCATTGCCAAGGAAGTTCATGGCAATTCGGAACCGAAGATACAGAGGAATATGGAAGTGAACAATGAGCTAGAGGGCATTGTTAAGTTTCTGGGATCCTATTCCCATCCCATGCCTGTTTTGTCACTGTTGTTGAGCAGAAAAGGGAATGAAATTTACATTTGTGCTGCATGTGGCATTCTGGTAGATGAGAAAAGAATTCTATTTCTTTACAAGCTATCAATTGAAGAGCCAAGAATAGGATGTCCATGCTTTGTTGGTCACACACCAGTGACCTGGCCATCTTCAACAGATATCTTTGGTAGAGAA ATTGCATTTGAAAGATCTGGTATGCAACTCGCCCCAGATGGGCAGCATCTTGTTTTACTTGGCAGCACAAGAACACCCCATTGCAG GGAAGGAAGATTAGATTGTATGTGCTCAACATGTACATCAGACTGCTTTGAGAACAGTGCAGTGAAGATTGTAGAAGTAAAATCTGGATATGTTTCAGTTCTACTAAAATTGAGAACAACTGACAATTTGCAATGCATATTGGTGTGTGAACCTGACCATCTAGTTGCTGCTGGGGAAAGTAGGAGACTGCATCTGTGGACCATGAATTCAAGTTGGAG GGATATCTCAAAACGTAACTTTGTCTCAAGGTTCTCTGCTCCAAGCCCTCCAGTTCATCAATTCTGTCCTATCAGTTTGTTTAGTTGGCAAAGAGAAGTCCATGGTTTCAGTTACTCTAATGTTGAAGCTCACATAAATAGGCCCATGGATGCAACAAAATTATGGTTTTCAGAGCACAGCAAGAACCATACTTTTCCTCCTTTAGAGGGTGAAGATATCGCCGTCTGGTTTCTTGTCTCAACTGTCCATGACTCTGATGCTCAACATGACTATGAATTAACTGATCGCCATATAAATCCGGTTGGATGCTGGAGGCTAGCTCTACTGGTGAGAAATAAAATtatcttgggcagcatattggatACAAG GGCGGCTGCTGTCAATACATCAGCTGGTCATGGAATCATGGGTACACTTGATGGACTTGTGTATATGTGGGAATTATTGACGGGAAATAAACTTGGCACTCTGCTTGAACTCAAAG GCGGAAGTGTTTCAAGCATTGCTACTGATGATTCAGGGTCAGGTGTCCTGGCAGTAGTAGATGACAGAGGTCAGTTACTGGTATATCAGCATCTCCAGTGA
- the LOC110636755 gene encoding uncharacterized protein LOC110636755 isoform X2 gives MAKSKEEEEEKPDGLEIISIGSLYSGPWDKKYWSSSRGKDRYPYPLGYHARRAFNGSTYKMEIQEGSKGPLFVITSADGHLCSGQTPDIAWEKFQKKGCLRMKIWHGKRFSCKIDGIEFFGFRNPFVQRLLRELVANVNGIAERSLLSSSFCNGASSMDDNNQYQDALTCSDVLPHLARPQVIGKRNKKREIVNPKSLSIDGFKRLRTGDPMFNGEPSNLTHRNHKQSSSSPCSDFSFHEKCGSCTLPGALPVEVQLNCITGKANNHISAEDGLHLKPVDYTDHIRGKALPAHEDLASSENNKSTRVVMNSFAEERPLDRLQNTEVEGLNFPASSEFKDVDGPCSGESQSVHNVDLCAPDTLDFVQDDTTNSAPSTLDKIACGIKEESMTADVVVCEELVNKSHSEEETGTSNSNMSSEKGDFDSVGQDIAKSMMTVLLPQAIPLLKKTSSKKKKTIIPSGNLPPTPKPHEEKNDMGFFVDAQSNGVDQSIFQSSENTKTVVLQKFDDDQFVDHVMNQLILPSNNVEADQPSCDENNGGEQFVDVDVESSWFLRVETSGNRDVSLDDKMQLNLSKRPQDSHVCLTASILGCTPASEKVLTEVNQDICKNVDENSLGAEINSEKILKNSSDCNKGASDASVEALGCSMMKDAVVEAGASEIGNLSGSQLPKKVYTRKKVPNTKLTARKHNPSLLERVICRKLVDGCVPESIGALLDSEPFHMSSSVDEPREILLGADTRVVGRLLDKQTDETTIISNPVLDSQAPFILQNQIVPCASEGQDTSILFVPPLSCVEKAQDVFEERLIGVENTSDVNSPTSQKQGTGFCLNKTPIAKEVHGNSEPKIQRNMEVNNELEGIVKFLGSYSHPMPVLSLLLSRKGNEIYICAACGILVDEKRILFLYKLSIEEPRIGCPCFVGHTPVTWPSSTDIFGREIAFERSGMQLAPDGQHLVLLGSTRTPHCREGRLDCMCSTCTSDCFENSAVKIVEVKSGYVSVLLKLRTTDNLQCILVCEPDHLVAAGESRRLHLWTMNSSWSASTEEFTLSSNDYISPCIMEMKRIPKYASLVIGHNGFGEFTLWDISKRNFVSRFSAPSPPVHQFCPISLFSWQREVHGFSYSNVEAHINRPMDATKLWFSEHSKNHTFPPLEGEDIAVWFLVSTVHDSDAQHDYELTDRHINPVGCWRLALLVRNKIILGSILDTRAAAVNTSAGHGIMGTLDGLVYMWELLTGNKLGTLLELKGGSVSSIATDDSGSGVLAVVDDRGQLLVYQHLQ, from the exons GGTAAAGATCGGTATCCTTACCCTTTGGGATATCATGCTCGTCGGGCTTTTAATGGGAGCACCTATAAGATGGAAATTCAGGAAGGTTCTAAAGGACCATTATTTGTG ATTACTTCTGCTGATGGACATTTGTGTTCTGGTCAAACACCTGATATTGCTTGGGAGAAATTTCAGAAGAAAGGTTGCTTGCGCATGAAGATCTGGCATGGCAAAAGATTTTCTTGCAAGATAGATGGCATAGAG TTCTTTGGGTTCAGAAATCCATTTGTCCAGAGGTTACTACGGGAGCTGGTGGCAAATGTCAATGGAATAGCAGAACGTAGTCTATTATCTTCTAGCTTCTGCAATGGGGCTTCCAGTATGGATGACAATAATCAATACCAAGATGCACTCACATGTTCTGATGTTTTACCACATTTGGCAAGACCGCAGGTTATAGGGAAAAGAAATAAGAAACGTGAAATTGTAAATCCTAAGTCATTAAGTATTGATGGTTTTAAAAGACTGCGAACTGGAGATCCAATGTTTAATGGTGAGCCATCAAATTTAACACATAGGAATCATAAGCAAAGTAGTTCCTCGCCTTGCTCTGATTTTAGTTTTCATGAGAAGTGCGGCTCTTGCACACTTCCAGGAGCATTGCCAGTAGAAGTGCAGTTAAATTGCATAACTGGAAAAGCAAATAATCACATTTCAGCTGAAGATGGTTTGCATTTGAAGCCTGTTGACTACACTGATCATATTAGGGGGAAAGCTCTCCCAGCACATGAAGATCTTGCTagttctgaaaataataaatccaCTAGAGTAGTCATGAATTCCTTTGCAGAAGAAAGACCT CTTGATAGGTTGCAAAATACTGAAGTGGAAGGGTTGAATTTTCCAGCATCATCTGAATTCAAAGATGTAGATGGACCATGTTCAGGAGAATCTCAAAGTGTCCACAATGTTGATCTTTGTGCTCCTGATACATTAGATTTTGTGCAAG ATGATACTACAAATTCTGCTCCAAGTACCTTGGATAAAATTGCTTGTGGCATCAAAGAAGAATCGATGACAGCTGATGTGGTTGTTTGTGAAGAATTGGTTAACAAGTCACATTCTGAAGAAGAAACAGGCACTTCTAATTCAAACATGAGTTCTGAAAAGGGTGATTTTGATTCAGTTGGTCAAGATATAGCCAAGTCAATGATGACAGTTCTGCTTCCACAAGCTATTCCTCTGCTCAAAAAAACCTCAAGCAAGAAAAAGAAAACCATTATCCCTTCAGGGAACTTGCCTCCTACACCGAAGCCCCATGAAGAAAAAAATGACATGGGATTTTTTGTAGATGCTCAATCTAATGGTGTAGATCAATCAATTTTTCAAAGTTCTGAAAATACCAAGACTGTAGTTCTTCAAAAGTTTGATGATGATCAATTTGTGGATCATGTAATGAATCAACTAATATTGCCTTCCAACAATGTGGAAGCTGATCAACCTAGTTGTGATGAAAATAATGGTGGGGAACAGTTTGTTGATGTCGATGTGGAGTCATCATGGTTTCTTCGTGTTGAGACTAGTGGGAATAGAGATGTCTCACTTGATGATAAAATGCAATTGAATTTGAGTAAAAGGCCTCAGGATAGTCATGTATGCTTAACTGCGTCTATTTTAGGTTGCACACCTGCCAGCGAGAAAGTTCTCACTGAAGTAAACCAGGATATTTGCAAAAATGTGGATGAAAACTCATTAGGTGCTGAGATCAATTCTGAGAAGATCCTCAAAAATTCATCTGATTGTAACAAAG GTGCAAGTGATGCTAGTGTGGAAGCCTTGGGGTGTTCTATGATGAAGGACGCTGTTGTTGAGGCTGGGGCTTCTGAAATCGGCAACTTATCTGGTAGTCAACTCCCAAAAAAAGTATACACCAGAAAAAAGGTCCCAAATACAAAACTTACTGCAAGAAAACATAATCCTTCACTTTTAGAAAGAGTAATATGCAGAAAACTTGTAGATGGTTGTGTCCCAGAATCTATAGGAGCTTTGCTTGATTCAGAGCCGTTCCATATGAGCTCTTCTGTTGATGAACCCCGAGAAATTCTTTTAGGTGCTGATACCAGGGTTGTAGGCCGACTGCTTGATAAGCAAACTGATGAAACCACTATAATTTCCAACCCTGTATTAGACAGTCAGGCACCTTTTATTTTGCAAAATCAAATAGTTCCCTGTGCCTCAGAAGGCCAGGATACATCAATTCTTTTTGTTCCACCTTTATCATGTGTAGAAAAAGCCCAAGACGTTTTTGAAGAGAGGCTGATAGGGGTTGAGAATACTTCAGATGTTAATAGTCCTACATCTCAGAAACAAGGAACAGGGTTTTGCCTCAATAAGACACCCATTGCCAAGGAAGTTCATGGCAATTCGGAACCGAAGATACAGAGGAATATGGAAGTGAACAATGAGCTAGAGGGCATTGTTAAGTTTCTGGGATCCTATTCCCATCCCATGCCTGTTTTGTCACTGTTGTTGAGCAGAAAAGGGAATGAAATTTACATTTGTGCTGCATGTGGCATTCTGGTAGATGAGAAAAGAATTCTATTTCTTTACAAGCTATCAATTGAAGAGCCAAGAATAGGATGTCCATGCTTTGTTGGTCACACACCAGTGACCTGGCCATCTTCAACAGATATCTTTGGTAGAGAA ATTGCATTTGAAAGATCTGGTATGCAACTCGCCCCAGATGGGCAGCATCTTGTTTTACTTGGCAGCACAAGAACACCCCATTGCAG GGAAGGAAGATTAGATTGTATGTGCTCAACATGTACATCAGACTGCTTTGAGAACAGTGCAGTGAAGATTGTAGAAGTAAAATCTGGATATGTTTCAGTTCTACTAAAATTGAGAACAACTGACAATTTGCAATGCATATTGGTGTGTGAACCTGACCATCTAGTTGCTGCTGGGGAAAGTAGGAGACTGCATCTGTGGACCATGAATTCAAGTTGGAG TGCGTCAACAGAAGAATTCACCTTATCATCTAATGATTACATATCACCTTGCATAATGGAGATGAAGAGAATTCCAAAATATGCTTCGCTAGTTATTGGGCACAATGGCTTTGGGGAATTCACTTTATG GGATATCTCAAAACGTAACTTTGTCTCAAGGTTCTCTGCTCCAAGCCCTCCAGTTCATCAATTCTGTCCTATCAGTTTGTTTAGTTGGCAAAGAGAAGTCCATGGTTTCAGTTACTCTAATGTTGAAGCTCACATAAATAGGCCCATGGATGCAACAAAATTATGGTTTTCAGAGCACAGCAAGAACCATACTTTTCCTCCTTTAGAGGGTGAAGATATCGCCGTCTGGTTTCTTGTCTCAACTGTCCATGACTCTGATGCTCAACATGACTATGAATTAACTGATCGCCATATAAATCCGGTTGGATGCTGGAGGCTAGCTCTACTGGTGAGAAATAAAATtatcttgggcagcatattggatACAAG GGCGGCTGCTGTCAATACATCAGCTGGTCATGGAATCATGGGTACACTTGATGGACTTGTGTATATGTGGGAATTATTGACGGGAAATAAACTTGGCACTCTGCTTGAACTCAAAG GCGGAAGTGTTTCAAGCATTGCTACTGATGATTCAGGGTCAGGTGTCCTGGCAGTAGTAGATGACAGAGGTCAGTTACTGGTATATCAGCATCTCCAGTGA